One window from the genome of Pelodictyon luteolum DSM 273 encodes:
- a CDS encoding RidA family protein: MESIEQNLADAGLVLPSPSTASPLYAPAILSGNLIYTSGQLPMVDGVLASRGGVGRVSAARLEDASLASRIALINALAAIRTVTGSLDAITQVVRLTLYVSSEPDFTGQHLVANAASTVLLDIFKERGRHVRSAVGVACLPLDASLELELIVAYNPSFPPSH; the protein is encoded by the coding sequence ATGGAAAGCATTGAACAGAATCTTGCGGATGCCGGCCTTGTGCTGCCTTCCCCCTCAACGGCCTCTCCGCTCTACGCTCCGGCCATTCTTTCCGGCAACCTGATTTATACCTCCGGCCAGCTCCCGATGGTAGATGGCGTGCTGGCTTCCCGGGGGGGCGTCGGCAGGGTCTCGGCGGCCCGTCTTGAGGATGCTTCCCTGGCATCGCGCATTGCCCTCATCAACGCCCTTGCCGCCATACGCACGGTAACGGGCTCGCTTGACGCCATCACCCAGGTGGTTCGTCTCACGCTGTATGTTTCAAGCGAGCCGGATTTCACCGGTCAGCATCTTGTCGCAAATGCGGCCTCAACCGTTCTTCTCGATATCTTCAAAGAGCGGGGGAGGCATGTCCGCAGTGCTGTCGGTGTCGCCTGTCTGCCCCTCGATGCCAGCCTTGAGCTTGAGCTCATCGTCGCATACAACCCCTCCTTCCCCCCTTCACACTGA